One genomic window of Muntiacus reevesi chromosome 4, mMunRee1.1, whole genome shotgun sequence includes the following:
- the LOC136167312 gene encoding 17-beta-hydroxysteroid dehydrogenase type 6-like, whose product MWLHLAVLVGLFYLLRWYRERQVVSHLRDKFVFITGCDSGFGNKLARQLDLRGLRVLAGCLTEQGAKQLRSQTSDRLQTVILDVTKTESIAAATEWVKERVGDRGLWGLVNNAGVFHSHGCAEWLKMETCRDTLRVNLIGLIEVTLSMLPLIRRAQGRIVNVSSILGRIAFFAADYCCSKYGVEAFSDVLRRELQHFGVKVSMVEPGSFRTAMTDMQKFLETMKQTWNESPAHIKETYGQKFFDAYHDIMKQGMMGCSTNLNLVTDCMEHALTSVHPRTRYSAGWDAQFFFVPLSYLPTSLADYILTRSWPKPAQAV is encoded by the exons ATGTGGCTGCACCTGGCGGTCCTCGTGGGCCTCTTCTACCTCCTGCGCTGGTACCGGGAGAGGCAGGTGGTGAGCCACCTCCGGGACAAGTTCGTCTTCATCACGGGCTGCGACTCGGGCTTTGGGAACAAGCTGGCCAGGCAGCTGGACCTGCGAGGCCTGAGGGTCCTGGCTGGGtgtctgacggagcagggggccaAGCAGCTGAGGAGCCAGACGTCAGACAGGCTGCAGACGGTGATCCTGGACGTCACCAAGACTGAGAGCATCGCTGCGGCCACCGAGTGGGTGAAGGAGCGTGTGGGGGACAGAG GGCTCTGGGGTCTGGTCAACAATGCAGGCGTTTTTCACTCACATGGCTGCGCTGAGTGGCTGAAGATGGAGACCTGCAGGGATACCCTTAGGGTGAACCTCATTGGTTTGATAGAGGTGACCCTGAGCATGCTTCCGCTGATAAGGAGAGCACAGGGGAGAATTGTCAATGTCTCCAGCATTCTGGGAAGAATTGCTTTCTTTGCAGCAGACTACTGTTGCTCCAAGTATGGAGTGGAAGCCTTCTCAGATGTCCTGAG gcGTGAGCTTCAACATTTTGGGGTGAAAGTCAGTATGGTTGAACCTGGCAGCTTCAGAACAGCAATGACAGATATGCAGAAGTTCTTAGAGACAATGAAACAAACCTGGAATGAATCCCCTGCGCATATTAAGGAGACCTACGGACAGAAGTTTTTTGATGCCT ATCACGACATCATGAAACAAGGGATGATGGGTTGTAGCACAAACCTAAACCTGGTCACCGACTGCATGGAACACGCTCTGACATCTGTGCATCCGCGCACTCGATACTCAGCTGGCTGGGATGCTCAGTTTTTCTTTGTCCCTCTATCTTATTTACCTACATCCCTGGCAGACTACATATTGACTAGATCTTGGCCCAAACCAGCCCAGGCAGtctaa